The sequence tgattagactaagcaggggacaatcctcccctggagcaatgcagggttaagggcctcgctcaggGGCCCGACGGCTGCATGGTGGCTACACCCGGGGTTTGGACCACCGAccgtccgggtcccagtcatgcacctcagccgctaggctccaggctgcccctCCCTGGTGAGACTGCAGCGGGTGACGGTGGGTCTCTGCCCTCTGCCCTTCCGCCCTGCAGGAATGGAAGATCAGCTGCCTGTCCTACGAGTACGACTCGGAGCCGTTCGGGAAGGAGCGCGACGCCGCCATCAGGAAGCTGGCCAGCGAGGCCGACGTAGAGGTGGTGGTGCGCACCTCTCACACCCTCTATGACCTGGACAAGTGAGTCAAACGCAGCCAAGCGCAGCCAAACGCAGCCAAGCTAATGACACTGAGCATGCTAATAACATAGAGCATGCTAATGACACAGCATACTAATAATGTTGCACATGCTAATAACGCTGAGCATGCTAATAATGTCGCACATGCTAATCACGCAGAGCATGCTAATAATGTCGCACATGCTAATCACGCAGAGCATGCTAAACATAGAGCATGCTAATAATGTCGCACATGCTAATCACGCAGAGCATGCTAATAATGTCGCACATGCTAATCACGCAGAGCATGCTAAACATAGAGCATGCTAATAATGTCGCACATGCTAATAACGCTGAGCATGCTAATAATGTCGCACATGCTAATCACGCAGAGCATGCTAAACATAGAGCATGCTAATAATGTCACACATGCTCATGACACTGAGCACGCTGATAACACCGAGCATGCTGATCGGATACGGCATGCTATTAACACAAAGCGTGCTAATGAGAGATAGCATGCTAATCAGAAACGGCATGCTAATGACGCAGACCACTAGAGTGGGAGACGTTGCCGATGTCTCTGAGATCGCTGAGCTGAGCGGTACGGTGTCGGTGTCTCTGCAGGATCATCGAGCTGAACGGAGGCCAGTCCCCGCTGACCTACAAGCGCTTCCAGACGGTGATCAGCCGCATGGCGGCGGTGGAGAGGCCCGCCGAGGCCATCACGGCCAAGGTCATGGGGAGGTGCTCCACGCCCGTCGCCCACGACCACGACGACAAGTTCGGCGTCCCGTCCCTGGAGGAGCTGGGTCAGTCTCTACGGCAACGAGCCCTCTgctctgtcactgtgtgtgtgtgagagtgtgtgagagtgtgtgagagtgtgtgagagtgtgtgagagtgtgtgaatgtgtgcgactgtgaatgagtgtgagagagagtgtgtgtctcggtgttgagtgtgtgtgttgtgtgtgtattgtgtgtcggtgctgagtgtgtgtgtgtgttacatgtcAGTgctaagtgtgtgagtgtgtgtgttgcatgtcagtgctaagtgtgtgagtgtgtgtgtgttgcatgtcagtgctaagtgtgtgagtgtgtgtgttgcatgtcagtgctaagtgtgtgagtgtgtgtgtgttgcatgtcagtgctaagtgtgtgtgagtgtgtgtgttgcatgtcagtgctaagtgtgtgagtgtgtgtgttgcatgtcgGTGCTGAGCATGTGTTGTCTCCCGCAGGCTTCGACACGGACGGGCTGCCCACAGCCGTGTGGCCCGGGGGCGAGACTGAGGCTCTCACTCGTCTGGAGAGACACCTGGAGAGGAAGGTGAGTCTCACACCTGGGGCCTGCTTTACCACGCAGGATTACAGAGCGCGTAAAGCCCAGAACAGCTCAGTTAATCCAGCGTAATCCAGCCCCTGGACTGCCCTCTACAGGTCAGGGGGTGTAAATGCACCCTGTATAAACTGCACGCGTTCCTCCTCTCAGGCGTGGGTGGCGAACTTCGAGAGGCCGCGGATGAACGCCAACTCCCTGCTGGCCAGCCCCACGGGGCTCAGCCCCTACCTGCGTTTCGGCTGCCTGTCCTGCCGTCTGTTCTACCTGAAGCTCACGGACCTCTACAAGAAGGTGAGGGGGCTGGGCGTGGGGGAATGAAGTCGCTTTCGTGTCGGTCGTACTTATTTGAGCGGCCCTGTGGCGATGCGGAACGACCGTCAGAGCGTCGTTTTTGGTGTCGTTTTTTTCGGTCGTCTTGCGGTTTCGAATTCACGGAGCGGCCGAGACGAATCGCGCCGGCGACGTGAAAACCTAGCTTGTTCCGAGAACGCTGCGCCCTCGTGCGAATCAAGTGAACCTTTAGTTGTCATTTTCACAAGCTTACGCACATCCGGTTTAGTAACGGTTACGcgccttagctactaggctacgaGCCGCCCCCTCCAGAACACACACGCAGGAGACGGGCGAGGTGAAACcagctctctctcgcccccccccccgcaggtcAAGCGCAACAGCTCGCCCCCCCTGTCTCTGTACGGCCAGCTCCTGTGGAGGGAGTTCTTCTACACGGCCGCCACCAACAACCCGCGCTTCGACAAGATGGAGGGCAACCCCATCTGCGTGCAGATCCCCTGGGACCGCAACCCCGAGGCGCTGGCCAAGTGGGCCGAGGGCCGGACCGGCTTCCCCTGGATCGACGCCATCATGACCCAGCTCCGGCAGGAGGGCTGGATCCACCACCTGGCCCGGCACGCCGTGGCCTGCTTCCTCACCCGCGGGGACCTGTGGATCAGCTGGGAGGAGGgcatgaaggtgtgtgtgtgtgtgtgtgtgtgtgtgtgtgtgtgtgtgtgtgtgtgtgtgtgtgtgtgtgtgtgtgtgtgtgtgtgtgagagggtgtggatTTGGGTGTGTaggagtgtaacagtgttgtggctgtgcaggtgtgtagcagtgttgtggctgtggaagtgtgtaacagtgttgtggctgtgcaggtgtgtaacagtgttgtggctgtgcaggtgtgtaacagtgttgtggctgtgcaggtgtgtaacagtgttgtggctgtgcaggtgtgtaacagtgttgtggctgtggaggtgtataacagtgttgtggctgtgcaggtgtgtaacagtgttgtggctgtgcagatgtgtaacagtgttgtggctgtgcagatGTGTAACGGTGTTTTGTTTGGGTTCAGGTGTTCGAGGAGCTGCTGCTGGACGCAGACTGGAGTGTGAACGCGGGCAGCTGGATGTggctctcctgcagctccttcttcCAGCAGTTCTTCCACTGCTACTGCCCCGTGGGCTTCGGCCGCCGCACTGACCCCAACGGAGACTACATCAGGTAAACCCACCCTGCTGCCCGTCAGCCTATCACAGCACAGCCTACGTCAGCTAAACCCATCCACTTTCCCTTCAGCCCATCACAGCACACTGTCCATCAGTAAGCCCCACCCACTTGcccttcagccaatcacaccaCAGCCTACACCATTAAGCTCCGCCCACCTGCCTTCAGCCTAACACAGCGCACACAGGCTCCAGGTAAACGGCCTCATTCCCGAGCATTCCCTAACGGCGTTCCCACCCTCCGCCAACAGGCGCTACCTGCCCGTCCTGAGGGGCTTCCCGGCCAAGTACATCTACGACCCCTGGAACGCCCCGGAAAGCGTGCAGAAGGCGGCCAAGTGCGTGATCGGGGTGCACTACCCCAAACCCATGGTGCACCACGCCGAGGCCAGCCGGCTCAACATCGAGCGCATGAGGCAGATCTACCAGCAGCTGTCCTGCTACAGGGGCCTGGGTAAGAGAGCCCACAGCCAGCACTTTAATATGAGGGCAGAGCCACTGAGAGACCAGAGCCACTGAGAGAGACCAGAGTCCAGCACTTAATATGAGGGCAGAGCCACTGAGAGACCAGAGCCACTGAGAGAGACCAGAGTCCAGCACTTAATATGAGGGCAGAGCCACTGAGAGACCAGAGCCAGCACTTTAATATGAGGGCAGAGCCACTGAGAGACCAGAGCCACTGAGAGAGACCAGAGTCCAGCACTTAATATGAGGGCAGAGCCACTGAGAGACCAGAGCCACTGAGAGAGACCACAGCCAGCACTTTAATATGAGGGCAGAGCCACTGAGAGACCAGAGTCCAGCACTTAATATGAGGGCAGAGCCACTGAGAGACCAGAGCCACTGAGAGAGACCACAGCCAGCACTTTAATATGAGGGCAGAGCCACTGAGAGACCAGAGCCACTGAGAGAGACCAGAGTCCAGCACTTAATATGAGGGCAGAGCCACTGAGAGCCCACAGCCAGCACTTTAATATGAGGGCAGAGCCACTGAGAGACCAGAGCCACTGAGAGAGACCAGAGTCCAGCACTTAATATGAGGGCAGAGCCACTGAGAGACCACAGCCAGCACTTTAATATGAGGGCAgagccttaaccccacattgctccaaggggaaaatggccccctgcttagtctaatcaactgtgtgaCTGTGGATAAAAGCTCAATAACAAATTATTCCCTCTCGCCAGGTCTCCTAGCAACCGTGCCGTCCAACCCCAGCGGGAGCGGCGATGGGGCGTCGGCCGCGGGGGGCTGCGCCGCCGAGGGACCACAAGAGGGCGCCACTCCCACCGGTGAGACACCCGCAGTTCAATCGCCAGCTCTAAACCGCTCGCTCAATGAAAAGCGGGAGAGGTTACACGTAGTTCTGCTTGGCTTGACCTTATTTACAGATGAGGCCCGTCTGCCTTGTTTACTCGACTGTTCAGGGCTTTACAACCGTAAACGTGTGTCAGTTGTACCTTTTCCGACCCGTTCTGTTTGTTCTGGGACCTTTATAtgcgtttctttttttttgtctgtcactttggacaaaaatgtgtgctgaataaaatgtaatgtaaggtcgTAAGGAAACGTGTCCCAAATCTCTCGGCAGGGTACCAGCTGTGCGCGACGCCCCAGATTGAGTGGAACACGGGGGGGCTCCCCTACCCGACCACAGAACCCCAGCAGCAAGGTACCCcgaaaaaacatccatttacaGCACAGTCGGATTTCGCCATTTGTAACGGGGCGACGCCATACGTCGTCCAAATTTGCCGTGTTCACTGGGTAGGATTCAGATAAAATTGTGTCAATATTGTTTCCACCGTCCGATGCGTACCGAAAACCTTGTATGCGTTTGCTTTGTGTATATATTCCGATAAAATCATGTTCCTGGGATGCTTATCTGTCCCGATTCCGCCTAGTCCTACCTGTATCATAAGGGTCTGAGACGTAGGGCGTCATCCGTTTACAAATGGTGAAATCCCCGTTGCACCGACACGTTCTGCACTGCACACGGCGCTGAAAGGATGCGTTTGCTTAATGACTGCGCGTTTCTGCTGACCTTTGGACATTGTACGCGAACACTGCAAAATGCTGAAGCGGTATTATCGAGGTATGAAAGGCCTGTGGGTAATTAACTGATGGATAGAGAGGGTACACGCACGCCCCTTAAACGAGGTACAGACTAACGGCGAGTGATCGTAAAAAGAAGATGGTCGCATAATGGAGTGTGCGACCGAGTCATTTTGAACGAGGAAACGATGTTTCGACACACGGAAGACGACGCTGCCGACCGTGGAAACGTCGAGCATACACGTTGATGTGTATGGAATGGATTGTGCTACCCTCTTCTTCTTTTATGGTCATGAACTGACGGCGTGTGTTGTTCCTGCTGTAGGACTCTCGGCGGGGGGCAACAGCGTGGTGTGCTACAGACAAGAGTCTCCACTGACCCACGGCATCCTGCAAGGTAGATCCCCCCCCCCGTAACATTCACCTGCTGTTCTCTGCGGAGATATTCTGCCACCATTTCGCACAAGACTAGTACTGCGGAAGAATTATTTCACCTGTTCCACATCCGTCGCGTCCATCAAAGTCCTGCAGAGGGCGCTGCGattgcaggtttaactccagtcctggagggccgcgggCTGCGTCCGAAACTGCCTCCTACACTGCAGGTTTAACTGTCGTCAGGTggtaaacctgcagacgcaGTGCCCCCTAGAGGCCTGGaggtaaacctgcagacgcaGCGCCCCCTAGAGGACAGGAGATAAACCTGCtgacgcagcgccccctagtgGCCCGGAGGTGAACCTGCAGGCTGCAGGAGCTCTGAGTAACGGCGGTTTTGTGCTGCAGGTCCCCACAGCGGCGCCCTCAGCACAGTGAAGCGCCACAGTGAGGACCCCTCCCCCAGCGTCTGCTCCAAGGTCCAGAGACAGAGCAGCAACTAGccctgcaggtgagtgtgtgtgtgtgtgtgtgtgtgtgtgtgtgcattcagtgtgtttgtgtgtgtgtgcgcattcagtgtgtgtgtgtgtgtgtgtgtgtgtgtgtgtgtgtgtgtgtgcgcgtgcgcgcattcagtgtgtgtgtgtgtgcattcagtgtgtgtgcgcgcattcagagagtgtgtgtgtgtatgtgcgcattcagtgtgtgtgtgtgcgcattctgtgtgtgtgtgcgcattcagtgtgtgtgcatagtgtgtgtgtgcattgtgtgtgtgcgcattctgtgtgtgtgtgcatagtgtgtgtgcacattgagtgtttgggtgtgtgcatagtgtgtgtgtgtgtgtgtgtgtgtgtgtgcgtgtgtgtgcgcgcgcagtgagtgagtatagtgtgtgagagagagactgtttcGAAGCGATGAGCTCATAGTCTGTTTGTTTCACAGGGAAAGGACAGGGCGCAGGACCTGATCTCCATGCTGTTATGTTTATCTGTGTCTGCTCtcggtggggggaaaaaaccccaTCCTTTCTGTAAGCACATTTCCACATTTGTAATGTTTTGAACTGTATATTATTACTGCAGACCAATGTGTAAATAAAGTTCTTTGATTTACCCCGTTCATATAcgaaatatgtaaatatttgatatctttttttgtgtttagttATAGACCATTGATATATTTTTGATATGAGAGATATGATACATTGCAGATGGGAGTTTTGTTCTGTACGGACatcttcaattaaaataaaatattctgacAGCTGTTGGAGGAGGTTCTCCAAGCATCTCGTCAAGCTCACAGACTCTCTCTGCTGCCTAATTTGAGATTTGGCTCAAACTAGCTGCAGATACCTCCCCGTCTCTCCTCCGCCTCTCTATCCATCCATCTTTTTCACAGTATTGTTCCCGTTTATACACCAAATGTACCGGATCGTGTGGTGCTTCTTGTCTGTTTCGGATTGTGcttgtttaattaaatatattggtTAATACAACTTGTGTGTTcggttctgtttgtttgttttttatttttttttaccctttgaGGAAGAGCAGGCCTCCGTGATGTAATCATGTCTGCGCACAATAGGTTATAGGTTACCCTATTTCTGGATAATAAAGTTTAGCTGGAGCAACTGCTATCCCTGTGTCTGTAAATAAGTAGCTGAAATCAGTGAACTATATGAACATACTTGAcagaaactttaaaaaaagcacTCTTTCATTGtgttgcactcacacactcctttGTCTTCTAACCGGCTCAAgagaatgtttgttttttcaactATTAGCCTgaaaatccataaataaaacGTGTATATGCACATTTCAGGTGTGAAGCAGACACTGTTCTCAGAGAGATCAGCGGTTGCATAATGTTCTTCAGGGATCAGAGATACCATACGGTCCACTTCAAAGTCAAGTCACatgttatttatgtatataGCGCGCGCGCGTGAGGATGAGAGCGAGTGCGAGCGTATCCAATACCGACCCCGACTATAATACTCTTGACGAGACTGGAATGCATTAAAACGGTCCAACTGCAAAGCCCAGCCAGTCTTAGTCAAACCGCTCACCCCCACGCTCCCCACACATCTGCGTTGTATTGTGTACAGAGGTATTGAGCCGAATCGCACGAGGGCGGAGAATGCGTCACGCTTAACCTCCCCCCCACTAGTGATAGCGGCAACTGCCGAAGTGCAGTTTCAGTGTCCGTCACGACGATTCGTCGGCCACATCATGTTTATCATGGAGGAGAAAGTTCCGTCCAAGCCGATAAGGGTTATCGCC is a genomic window of Conger conger chromosome 19, fConCon1.1, whole genome shotgun sequence containing:
- the cry1b gene encoding cryptochrome-1b isoform X2 — encoded protein: MVVNTIHWFRKGLRLHDNPSLRESIQGSDTVRCVYILDPWFAGSSNVGISRWRFLLQCLEDLDASLRKLNSRLFVIRGQPTDVFPRLFKEWKISCLSYEYDSEPFGKERDAAIRKLASEADVEVVVRTSHTLYDLDKIIELNGGQSPLTYKRFQTVISRMAAVERPAEAITAKVMGRCSTPVAHDHDDKFGVPSLEELGFDTDGLPTAVWPGGETEALTRLERHLERKAWVANFERPRMNANSLLASPTGLSPYLRFGCLSCRLFYLKLTDLYKKVKRNSSPPLSLYGQLLWREFFYTAATNNPRFDKMEGNPICVQIPWDRNPEALAKWAEGRTGFPWIDAIMTQLRQEGWIHHLARHAVACFLTRGDLWISWEEGMKVFEELLLDADWSVNAGSWMWLSCSSFFQQFFHCYCPVGFGRRTDPNGDYIRRYLPVLRGFPAKYIYDPWNAPESVQKAAKCVIGVHYPKPMVHHAEASRLNIERMRQIYQQLSCYRGLGLLATVPSNPSGSGDGASAAGGCAAEGPQEGATPTGYQLCATPQIEWNTGGLPYPTTEPQQQGLSAGGNSVVCYRQESPLTHGILQGPHSGALSTVKRHSEDPSPSVCSKVQRQSSN
- the cry1b gene encoding cryptochrome-1b isoform X1 encodes the protein MVVNTIHWFRKGLRLHDNPSLRESIQGSDTVRCVYILDPWFAGSSNVGISRWRFLLQCLEDLDASLRKLNSRLFVIRGQPTDVFPRLFKEWKISCLSYEYDSEPFGKERDAAIRKLASEADVEVVVRTSHTLYDLDKIIELNGGQSPLTYKRFQTVISRMAAVERPAEAITAKVMGRCSTPVAHDHDDKFGVPSLEELGFDTDGLPTAVWPGGETEALTRLERHLERKAWVANFERPRMNANSLLASPTGLSPYLRFGCLSCRLFYLKLTDLYKKVKRNSSPPLSLYGQLLWREFFYTAATNNPRFDKMEGNPICVQIPWDRNPEALAKWAEGRTGFPWIDAIMTQLRQEGWIHHLARHAVACFLTRGDLWISWEEGMKVFEELLLDADWSVNAGSWMWLSCSSFFQQFFHCYCPVGFGRRTDPNGDYIRRYLPVLRGFPAKYIYDPWNAPESVQKAAKCVIGVHYPKPMVHHAEASRLNIERMRQIYQQLSCYRGLGLLATVPSNPSGSGDGASAAGGCAAEGPQEGATPTAGYQLCATPQIEWNTGGLPYPTTEPQQQGLSAGGNSVVCYRQESPLTHGILQGPHSGALSTVKRHSEDPSPSVCSKVQRQSSN